The following coding sequences lie in one Arthrobacter sp. SLBN-122 genomic window:
- a CDS encoding aldo/keto reductase → MSHDSTNQLELSATIELEDLGTVHRLGFGAMRIVGDGVWGEPADRQAALAVVRRAVELGVDFIGTADSYGPNISEEIIAEALHPYKEGLKIATKVGFTRTGPNKWIPVGRPEYLRQQTELSLRKLKVDTLDLLQLHRIDPKVDAEEQFGVLRELQDEGKVRALGLSQVSVAELEAAGKHFTVSTVQNRYNLTDRSSEDVLRYSEENGIGFIPWAPISAGQLAQPGGPLDEAAKRLVATTSQVALAWLLRRSPVMMPIPGTGSVQHLEENMAAADITLDDDTYAELEAAGK, encoded by the coding sequence ATGAGCCATGATTCAACGAACCAGCTGGAACTGTCCGCAACGATTGAACTCGAGGACCTGGGAACCGTGCACCGGCTCGGTTTTGGTGCCATGCGCATCGTGGGTGACGGCGTCTGGGGTGAGCCCGCAGACCGCCAGGCCGCCCTGGCCGTGGTGCGCCGCGCCGTCGAACTCGGCGTGGACTTCATCGGCACCGCCGATTCCTACGGCCCCAACATCAGCGAGGAAATCATCGCCGAGGCCCTCCACCCCTACAAGGAAGGGCTGAAGATCGCCACCAAGGTGGGCTTCACCCGCACCGGGCCCAACAAGTGGATTCCCGTTGGCCGGCCGGAATACCTGCGCCAGCAGACCGAACTGAGCCTGCGCAAGCTCAAGGTGGACACGCTGGACCTGCTGCAGCTGCACCGGATCGATCCCAAGGTGGACGCCGAGGAGCAGTTCGGCGTGCTGCGTGAGCTCCAGGACGAAGGCAAAGTCCGCGCCCTGGGCCTGTCGCAGGTGAGCGTGGCAGAGCTCGAAGCCGCCGGAAAGCACTTCACCGTGTCCACCGTGCAGAACCGCTACAACCTGACCGACCGCAGCTCAGAGGACGTGCTGCGCTACTCGGAGGAGAACGGCATCGGCTTCATCCCCTGGGCGCCGATTTCCGCCGGCCAGCTGGCCCAGCCGGGAGGCCCACTGGACGAGGCCGCCAAGCGCTTGGTTGCCACCACCTCGCAGGTCGCCCTGGCCTGGCTGCTGCGCCGCTCCCCCGTCATGATGCCCATTCCGGGCACCGGCTCCGTTCAGCACCTTGAGGAGAACATGGCTGCTGCGGACATCACGCTCGACGACGACACGTACGCCGAGCTTGAAGCAGCCGGCAAGTAA
- a CDS encoding chromosome segregation ATPase has protein sequence MHTSPPPSVRARRLAAAIVLPGLLATSMVLVQPATAATTSTTGMCNGVVNQLAHRGAVQENLLKAAAKKNADAIAALQADNAKLQTSKDSLTAQVAAAQQELDALAAQEKQLGDQEAAAQAEVDRLTTEQEDITAAVEAAQAELADLQGQQAKVASDLAPLQEELAMAQSESANLKSTLADVQAQQTANTQNLETAKTELGVLQQAADQADSDLADKNAEIQQAQIDLVALNTKAEQAAVEVNAAQQAVSDAENQLKVLQAAGTTATAQLEDQQALVDAANETLAGLQRDAAAADAAVTAKKDQIGGAEAQLAGLKSTASLAKEALDAKNAEIIAAQDALVTLRAKAAAAATAVSDNADKIAAVNAEITALQGQIADANSAVTAKQAEITKAQSDLATLTTKKDALTKQIADLNSQIAGINGNSNAKRQLEAQRDAAVADLSKVNAEISAKNASISALQGDLTKLQSQVNSLNDQLLTKQQESSDLQLKAKPLQDVLTAANAAVASKEAEIAALKGQVTGLQDAVNQANGAVTTKQAELTTLQNGLAALQGAATSAADKVAAQAKVVADLEAALPALAGNVSEAQAKITEQRAVLEALRSALAEAQKAQEDAVAAVDAKATELVGLQEQLPALQKAVDDANKAVGDKTTEISSLNKIGDSLIAQLTVLNGQIATKEAEILGLQDQVKPLLALLDKLNGEISAAEANLSSLQSQLTTLDGQLTAAQTKLREVQTQKGVKKDAVEAQRTVVGNLQLQLAKVQDQITAIDPTIANGGCA, from the coding sequence ATGCACACTTCCCCGCCCCCCTCTGTCCGTGCCCGCCGCTTGGCTGCCGCCATTGTCCTGCCGGGGCTGCTTGCCACCAGCATGGTGCTGGTCCAGCCGGCGACTGCAGCTACCACGTCCACCACTGGCATGTGCAACGGTGTGGTGAACCAGCTCGCGCACCGTGGTGCTGTCCAGGAGAACCTCCTCAAGGCCGCTGCCAAGAAGAACGCCGATGCGATCGCTGCGCTGCAGGCGGACAACGCGAAGCTTCAAACCTCCAAGGATTCGCTCACCGCCCAGGTTGCGGCAGCACAGCAGGAGCTGGACGCTCTCGCGGCGCAGGAGAAGCAACTGGGCGACCAGGAGGCTGCTGCCCAGGCAGAGGTGGACAGGCTGACCACTGAGCAGGAGGACATCACCGCTGCCGTGGAGGCTGCCCAGGCTGAGCTCGCCGACCTGCAGGGCCAGCAGGCAAAGGTTGCAAGCGACCTGGCGCCACTGCAGGAGGAACTGGCAATGGCGCAGTCCGAATCCGCGAACCTGAAGAGCACGCTTGCCGACGTTCAGGCACAGCAGACCGCCAACACGCAGAACCTTGAGACCGCCAAGACGGAGCTTGGTGTGCTGCAGCAGGCAGCGGACCAGGCAGACTCCGACCTCGCGGACAAGAACGCCGAAATCCAGCAGGCCCAAATCGACCTCGTTGCACTGAATACCAAGGCAGAGCAGGCGGCTGTCGAGGTAAATGCTGCGCAGCAGGCAGTCTCTGATGCCGAAAATCAGCTGAAGGTACTTCAGGCAGCAGGAACCACCGCGACAGCGCAACTGGAGGACCAGCAGGCTCTGGTCGACGCCGCGAATGAGACGCTGGCCGGGCTGCAGCGCGATGCCGCCGCCGCGGACGCCGCTGTCACCGCGAAGAAGGACCAGATAGGGGGTGCCGAGGCCCAGCTCGCAGGCTTGAAGTCGACGGCCTCCCTGGCAAAGGAAGCCCTCGACGCCAAGAACGCCGAAATCATTGCAGCCCAGGACGCCCTGGTGACGCTGCGGGCCAAGGCGGCAGCAGCGGCGACGGCTGTCAGCGACAACGCCGACAAGATCGCCGCCGTCAACGCCGAAATCACCGCCCTGCAGGGCCAGATTGCCGACGCAAACTCGGCGGTTACGGCCAAGCAGGCCGAGATCACGAAGGCCCAAAGTGACTTGGCCACTCTCACCACGAAAAAGGACGCCCTTACAAAGCAAATCGCGGACCTGAACTCCCAGATCGCCGGAATCAATGGCAACTCCAACGCTAAGCGACAGTTGGAAGCGCAGCGAGACGCCGCCGTGGCCGATCTGAGCAAAGTGAACGCCGAAATCAGCGCCAAGAACGCCAGCATCTCCGCGCTCCAGGGTGACCTGACAAAATTGCAGAGCCAGGTCAACAGCCTCAACGACCAGTTGCTGACAAAGCAGCAGGAAAGCAGCGACCTGCAATTGAAGGCAAAGCCCCTCCAGGACGTGCTGACCGCTGCAAACGCCGCAGTCGCTTCGAAGGAAGCCGAGATTGCTGCCCTCAAGGGCCAAGTGACTGGGCTGCAGGATGCGGTCAACCAGGCGAATGGCGCGGTGACTACCAAGCAAGCGGAGCTGACCACCCTGCAGAATGGGCTTGCAGCCCTTCAGGGCGCTGCTACGTCGGCGGCGGACAAAGTAGCCGCCCAAGCGAAGGTGGTGGCAGATCTCGAAGCGGCGCTGCCGGCACTGGCAGGGAATGTCTCCGAAGCCCAGGCAAAGATCACGGAGCAGCGAGCGGTCCTCGAAGCTCTCCGGTCTGCCTTGGCCGAAGCGCAAAAAGCGCAGGAAGATGCAGTTGCTGCCGTGGATGCCAAGGCAACAGAGCTGGTAGGACTGCAGGAGCAGCTCCCGGCCCTTCAGAAGGCAGTCGACGATGCCAACAAAGCAGTTGGCGATAAGACAACTGAGATCAGCTCGCTCAACAAGATTGGCGACAGCCTTATAGCGCAACTCACGGTGCTGAACGGTCAGATTGCGACAAAAGAAGCCGAGATCCTCGGGTTACAGGACCAAGTGAAGCCGCTGCTGGCCCTGCTGGACAAGCTCAACGGAGAAATCAGCGCCGCGGAGGCAAACCTCTCGTCCTTGCAGTCGCAGCTGACAACCCTCGACGGACAGCTCACGGCCGCCCAGACAAAGCTCCGGGAGGTGCAAACCCAGAAGGGCGTTAAGAAAGACGCCGTGGAGGCGCAGAGGACCGTGGTGGGCAACCTCCAGCTTCAGCTGGCAAAGGTGCAGGACCAGATCACGGCCATCGATCCGACCATTGCTAACGGCGGCTGCGCCTGA
- a CDS encoding type 1 glutamine amidotransferase domain-containing protein, protein MANILMVVSAADSLTMKDGSAHPTGYWAEELVVSHQTLTEAGNTVHIATPGGKKPTVDQVSLAAESAGGEERAQGFRDYLAKIDGELAHPLVLADVDLAAYDALVLPGGHGPMADLYKDGDLGRLLVAANKDGKIIAPFCHGPAGLLSATDDDGGFAFQGRRLTVFTNEEELGGGTGENTPWLVEDALKEKGAVIENGAAWTSNVVRDGNLITGQNPQSSEDVAKEVLAALS, encoded by the coding sequence ATGGCAAACATTCTGATGGTTGTATCGGCCGCCGATTCCCTCACCATGAAGGACGGCAGCGCGCACCCCACCGGCTACTGGGCGGAGGAACTGGTGGTATCCCACCAGACCCTGACCGAGGCCGGCAACACGGTGCATATCGCAACTCCCGGCGGGAAGAAGCCCACCGTGGACCAGGTCAGCCTGGCCGCCGAGTCCGCCGGTGGCGAGGAACGCGCGCAGGGCTTCCGCGACTACCTGGCGAAGATCGACGGCGAGCTGGCGCACCCGCTGGTCCTTGCCGACGTCGACCTTGCCGCCTATGACGCCCTGGTGCTGCCCGGTGGGCACGGCCCCATGGCGGACCTCTACAAGGACGGCGACCTGGGCCGCCTGCTGGTGGCAGCCAACAAGGATGGCAAGATCATCGCCCCGTTCTGCCACGGCCCGGCGGGCCTGCTGAGTGCAACGGACGACGACGGCGGGTTCGCGTTCCAGGGACGGCGCCTTACGGTCTTCACCAACGAGGAAGAGCTCGGCGGCGGGACCGGCGAGAACACCCCCTGGCTGGTGGAGGACGCGCTCAAGGAGAAGGGGGCCGTCATCGAAAACGGTGCCGCCTGGACCTCCAATGTGGTGCGCGACGGCAACCTCATCACCGGGCAGAACCCGCAGTCCAGCGAGGACGTGGCCAAGGAAGTCCTCGCGGCCCTCAGCTGA